A region of Flavobacterium album DNA encodes the following proteins:
- the folP gene encoding dihydropteroate synthase, with translation MLINCKGTLVDLSKPKVMGILNVTPDSFFDGGKHKDEAKMLAHAEKMLYERADFIDVGAYSSKPNAEFVSEKEELQRIVPVVDLLQKHFPEALISVDTFRSAVAKSCVESGAAIVNDISAGMLDDKMLETVGKLKAPYIMMHMRGTPQTMVKLTQYDDIVKEMLSYFAERINTARNFGINDIIIDPGFGFAKTLEQNYEVLNKMELFQMTGLPLLAGMSRKSMIYKLLGNTPQEALNGTTVLNTIALNKGANILRVHDVKEAKETIDIFSKMKYA, from the coding sequence ATGCTTATCAACTGCAAAGGCACGCTGGTCGATCTCTCGAAACCCAAAGTAATGGGTATACTCAATGTTACGCCCGATTCTTTTTTTGACGGTGGAAAGCATAAAGATGAAGCAAAAATGCTTGCCCACGCCGAAAAAATGCTTTACGAAAGAGCTGATTTTATTGATGTTGGCGCCTATTCCTCAAAGCCCAATGCCGAATTTGTAAGCGAAAAAGAAGAGCTGCAGCGCATTGTTCCCGTAGTGGATTTGCTGCAGAAGCATTTCCCGGAAGCCCTTATTTCTGTAGATACTTTTCGTTCGGCTGTAGCCAAATCCTGCGTGGAAAGTGGCGCAGCAATTGTGAATGATATCTCTGCCGGGATGCTGGATGACAAAATGCTGGAGACCGTTGGCAAACTGAAAGCGCCCTACATCATGATGCACATGCGGGGCACACCGCAGACCATGGTAAAGCTGACGCAGTATGATGATATCGTAAAAGAAATGCTATCTTATTTTGCGGAAAGGATCAATACCGCGAGGAACTTTGGCATCAATGATATTATTATCGACCCCGGATTCGGGTTCGCCAAGACATTGGAACAGAACTATGAGGTTCTCAATAAAATGGAGCTTTTTCAAATGACAGGCTTACCACTACTCGCAGGAATGTCGCGAAAATCAATGATATACAAGTTGCTAGGCAACACCCCGCAGGAAGCGCTGAACGGGACTACGGTTTTGAACACGATTGCTTTAAATAAAGGCGCGAATATACTGAGGGTGCATGATGTAAAGGAGGCGAAAGAAACGATTGATATTTTTAGTAAAATGAAATATGCATAG
- a CDS encoding DUF1599 domain-containing protein produces MSSTSREYDSIIAVCRQLYINKMKDYGSAWRILRLPSLTDQIFIKAQRIRSLQENEVRKVDEDETGEFIGIINYSIMALIQLDKGIALQPDLDVEEATKLYDEKVLLTKTLMEAKNHDYGEAWRDMRVSSLTDLILQKILRVKQIEDNKGKTLVSEGIDANYQDMINYAVFALILEKKI; encoded by the coding sequence ATGAGTTCTACCTCCAGGGAATATGACAGCATAATTGCAGTTTGCAGGCAGCTATACATCAATAAAATGAAAGATTACGGAAGTGCCTGGCGCATCCTCAGGCTGCCATCGCTTACCGACCAGATCTTCATCAAGGCACAGCGCATACGGAGCCTTCAGGAAAATGAGGTACGCAAAGTGGATGAAGATGAAACCGGGGAATTCATAGGCATTATCAACTATTCCATTATGGCATTGATACAGCTTGATAAAGGCATTGCCCTGCAGCCCGACCTCGATGTGGAGGAAGCTACAAAGCTTTATGACGAAAAAGTTCTGCTCACCAAAACACTCATGGAGGCCAAGAACCACGATTATGGCGAGGCCTGGCGCGATATGCGGGTGAGTTCCCTGACGGACCTTATCCTGCAAAAGATACTGCGCGTAAAGCAGATCGAGGACAACAAAGGGAAAACCCTGGTATCAGAAGGTATAGACGCCAATTACCAGGACATGATAAACTATGCCGTATTCGCACTGATACTGGAAAAAAAAATATAA